ACGTCGCTGACTTTCATACCCGGATATCTCGCCGGTGACACGAATACCTGTCCACCTCTGGTCGGCCGACGCTCGTCTGCCTCGGTCGGCCAACCGACGTCGCGTCGTGCGCTCGCTCAGTTCAGGTACTCGCCGACGAACGGTTCGACGCGCTCGCGGGTCTCGTCGGGAATCGCCTCGGTCGGCGTGTTGATGGTTCCTTCGAGCGCGTGGCCGCAGTCACAGTCGCGCTCGTCGGGCATGTTCCGAACTGCGTGTTCGACGACTTCCTTGATGGCCTCCTCGTTCTCCGCGGCGTTGTTCAGCACCTCTTGGAGCGTGACCTCGCTGTCTTCTTTCCACACGTCGTAGTCGGTGACGCCGGTAATGGTGGCGTAGCACATCTCGGCCTCGCGGGCGAGTTTCGCCTCCGGAATCGTCGTCATGCCGATAACGTCCCAGCCTTGGTCGCGGTAGAACTCGCTCTCGGCGCGCGTCGAATACTGCGGTCCCTCGATGCAGACGTAGGTGCCGCCTTCCTCGGAATCCGCGTCGGTCGCCGTCTCGCACGAGTCGGACAGATGTTCGACCATGTGCGGGCAGTAAGGGTCCGCGAAGGGCATGTGGACGACGATGCCGTCGCCGAAGAACGTCGAGTCTCGATGCTTCGTCCGGTCGAAAATCTGGTCGGGAACCAGCAGGCTCTGGGGCGGCAGGTCCTCGCGCAGGCTTCCGACCGCGTTGCTCGACAGGATTCGCTCGACGCCGACCTGCTTGAGCGCGTGGATGTTCGCCTTGTAGGGCGCGTTCGTGGGCGTGTGCTGGTGGTCCGGGCCGTGGCGCGGCAGGAACGCGACCTCTTTTCCGGCGAGTTCGCCGATGGTGACCGGCGCGCTCGGGTCGCCGAACGGCGTCGAAATCTCTTCCTCGCGGGTGTCTTCGAGCGGCAGTGCTTCGTAGATTCCGCTTCCGCCGATGAAGCCAATCGTCATGCCCCACAGTCGTGTCGGCGGGTACTAAACGGCTATCCTTCGCCATCGCAACGGACAGTCTCCGTTCAGGTCGGCGCTCTCCGAGACCCGCCGGTCGAAGGCCGTCGAACGGCCGGTCAGTGGGCGGGGTTGTAGGCCTCGGAGAAGACGTTCAGGACGACGACGCCGCCGACGATGAGTGCCATTCCGACGACGCCCGCCGCGTCAACCGTCTCGTCGAACAGGAAGACGCCGAGGAGCGCCGCGGCCACGATTCCAATGGCCGACCACGTCGCGTACACCAGCCCTATCGGTAACTCCTGCAGAGTGAGACTCAGGAGGTAGAACGACCCGATGTACCCGGCGACGACGACGAGCGACGGAACGAGGTTCGTGAACCCCTCCGAGAACTTGAGCGCCGCGGTGCCGGTCACCTCGGCCGCGATAGCGACGCCCAAGTAGAGATACGCTTTCATATCTCGGCCTTCTGTCTCCGGTAGTAAAATTCCATCTGTTCGACTTTTTCCGGGACCGAGCGCCGGAGCGTCCCCGGACGTACACTCTCTTTGGCGCGGAGTTAGGCTCCCACGCCCTCATTCTCGACGAGTCGCCACATCTCGCCCTCGTCGGCCAGCACGTCCCGGCGGACCATCTCGTTTAACACTTCGTCCATCCGGTCCGGTTGGGCTATCTCCATCTCGATGCGTTCCACGTCGTGGAACTCGCTGAGCAGGTGTCGAATCTCCTCGGTGGTGAACTGCTCGCCGTCGGCCTTATCCATCACGCCGCTGGTGATGTCGATCATGTCCTCGATGAAGTTCCACGGGTAGACTATCCACGCCCACTCGTCCAGTCCCTCCCCGATGTAGTCCGGTTCGAACTCGCTGGTCTGGAGGAGTTGGAGCGTCGCGGTCCGGACCTCCCCGGCGTCGCGGTCGGTAACG
This genomic stretch from Halorussus pelagicus harbors:
- the mtnP gene encoding S-methyl-5'-thioadenosine phosphorylase — translated: MTIGFIGGSGIYEALPLEDTREEEISTPFGDPSAPVTIGELAGKEVAFLPRHGPDHQHTPTNAPYKANIHALKQVGVERILSSNAVGSLREDLPPQSLLVPDQIFDRTKHRDSTFFGDGIVVHMPFADPYCPHMVEHLSDSCETATDADSEEGGTYVCIEGPQYSTRAESEFYRDQGWDVIGMTTIPEAKLAREAEMCYATITGVTDYDVWKEDSEVTLQEVLNNAAENEEAIKEVVEHAVRNMPDERDCDCGHALEGTINTPTEAIPDETRERVEPFVGEYLN
- a CDS encoding DMT family transporter, which encodes MKAYLYLGVAIAAEVTGTAALKFSEGFTNLVPSLVVVAGYIGSFYLLSLTLQELPIGLVYATWSAIGIVAAALLGVFLFDETVDAAGVVGMALIVGGVVVLNVFSEAYNPAH
- a CDS encoding phosphoribosyltransferase, whose protein sequence is MSELPDEFKCTITNWEYIYGLCRDVSDQVKHDSFDPDVVVALARGGWFAGRCICDFLGMDDLTSLKMEHYVGTAEKSAEPEVRYPMPEGSVAGKDVLIIDDIADTGGSIERAEEYVTDRDAGEVRTATLQLLQTSEFEPDYIGEGLDEWAWIVYPWNFIEDMIDITSGVMDKADGEQFTTEEIRHLLSEFHDVERIEMEIAQPDRMDEVLNEMVRRDVLADEGEMWRLVENEGVGA